aaatcatttttctaagcaaataagaaaaatgttttacaTGAAACAAAGTTTCCCTAAAGTTgaaagggattttttttggtcgaaaatttttttgtattcatGACTTAAAAGGATATATGAAAAGCACATACACTTTCATAGTAAAGCAAATCGAAGTAGAGCAAAAGCGAGAACACTACAAATAAagccaaatctagaaaataaGGAGGATTAACAAAGCCAGACCACTGCCTGCGGTGGCTCAAGCGCTCCCATGATGTCTACCTAGGATGGACGAGTTCAAATCCCATGGGTCGCATGGGATCTTCAGtgcgacgtcggggtggtgggtacTTCGCTAGCGTCGCTCCAAGATGTACCCACCGGCTGCCGGCTAtacggggttccctgggtataaaacaaaaaaacaaaacaaaacaaaaaaaacaaagcatcaACAAGGTTAAGCATACAATCGttccaaaaaaatagattttcaaGCAAAATAATTAGTGGCCAATCACTAGATGTCGCAGTGTCGTCAATGATGAGCATATGttgaaaatttcttctctaataaCTACAGTGTTGGCATTTGCAGTGCGCACCTCGGTTTGGCTTCCTCTACACCATCGTCATACAAAGGCAACTAAAATAGATTGAATAAACACATCTAACCTTCAGAAGAGTAAATCTTAATACGgattgaattgatgattttttgaagttttcaattttttgaaaaaaatgttgacGGGTTGACATTAGGGGTTGACCAAAATCACCTCAAAGgtcaactttgaatttttgaaggAATTAATGTCTACATTTAAACAGAAAACGGgatgaaacttgaaaaatgttaaaatgcactctatttttttttttgtcagtcctactctaatcTTACTTTTTGCCCCATAAATGAGCCATGTGGCAATCAAGAATCTCTCGGGTTTTTATTATGTGACTTGTCGGCTAAAATGAGGTGtcaataaatttcatattttcaaggAACAAGATAATGGCGAGCCATGgcagatttaaaatttttaggaaGCAGCCATGACGTGTGACTGGAGAAATAGCACCTGAATCAATCTCACAACACTTGCACCCTAATCTAACCATCATTCTCGTGCCTAAGAAGCATTTCCACCACTTGGCTCATGGTGGGTCTGGTGTTTTTATCTTCCTCCACGCACTTGAGCGCGACCTCGATCAAGACCTCCATTTGCTTCAAGTTGTAATCGCCCCTGAGCGCAGGATGCACCATCTCTTCCAGACGGGATCCCGTCCTCCCCGGTCCCTTCATCTTATTCCTCGCCCATGGGACAAGCTGGATTTTCTTGGCATCCCCTCCGCTCTCCAATGAATCGACACTCGTCATCGGGCTAATTCCAGTCACCATCTCTAACATGACGATCCCGTAGCTATAGACGTCCACCTTGGACGTGATGGGCAGATTTGAGACCCAATCAGGAGCCATGTATCCTCGGGTTCCTCTAATTCTCGAGAAGTTGGAATTCCTCACCTTTCCCCGGTCCATTAGCTTGGAAAGCCCAAAATCCGCAACTTTGGGTTGGTAGTCGGAGTCTAAGAGTATGTTATGAGGCTTCACGTCGCAATGCAGAACCCACTCCAAGCACTCCTCGTGGAGATAAGCTAAACCCTTCGCGGTGCCCACCGCAATGTCAAACCGCCTCTCCCAATGAAGCTCAGGTGACGACAAGTTCTGTGCCAGCGATCCATGTTCCATGAACTCGTATACTAATAGCCTGCGCTTTCCCTCGGCACAGTAACCCAACATCCCGATCAAATTCATGTGGTTCACCCTCCCGATCGTGCTAGCCTCGGCCAGAAAATCGGCCTCTCCAGTTGTGGCATTGCTGAGCACCTTCACGGCGACGACCCGATCATCCGGCAATAAGGCCTTGTACACGATCCCGGCTGCGCCTCTCCCAATCTCCTTGCTGAAATTCCTCGTTGCCTTTTTGAGCTCATCATAGGTGAACCGCTTGAACCCGGCTGCGGCGTTGAGGTAGCTCTGGTGCGCAGAAGTGACGTCCTGCTGGATCCTGATCAGGAAGCACCACACCAAGAACACCACCAAGATCTCAATCCCCCCAACAACACAGGCGAACCAGAGCATGAAGCTCAACCCACGGTCTTTGCTCCTGTCCAAGACCTTCACCGCCGGGGTGGGAGGGCAACTGTACTGACTACTCTTCACCAGCTGGTCCACGGGGAAGGTCATATTCTTGGGGAACTTGATGAAGGACTCGCCGTCGAACCTGGACAAGTTGTGGCCATTCAGGAGCTCGATCTTGGGGTAGCAATCGAACGTGCCGCCGGAGCCCGACCAGTAGTACACGAATCCTCGGCAGTTGCACAGGCTCAGGCAAATCTGCCGGCACTTCGCGAGAGTGGTGTTAGAGATGGTGTCGAAGTTGTAGCTAAAGAAATCGACGTGCTGGAGCTTCACGAACCTGAACTCGTCGGGGACGCACCCGTCGGAGAAGGTGAAATCGGGCACGCAACCGGCCGACCAGTCGCCCGGGACCTTGGGGACGTACCCAGGCAAGCAGGAGCAGCTCCGACCCTTGGCCGGGTCGTAGCTGCAGAGGCTATTGTTGCCGCACACGCCGTGGATGAAGCAGGGCATGCTGCTGATTGCCTCCCACGTTACGGCCCAGACAGTTGAGCCCGGCTCGCGGCTGTAGACCCGCAAGTTGCCATCGAAATCGAGGGTCATCCTTCTCTGCGTAGCCGCGACGCCATAATCGGAGGTGTAGAACGAGTAGTTGTCGGCGGACTGGAAGCGGCCGAGGGGGTCGAGCACAGTGATACGGCTGCTGTTGTAAAGGGATCGGCCAGACTGATTGCCCAGGACCCACGCGTTCGGCCAGTACGGGTACAACGGCGACGGGATATCGAAGATGAGGCCGAGGACACCGTTGTCCCCGAAGGAAAGCTTGTAGAACCCGGTCGAGTAGTTGTGCCGGCTCCGAGCGGAGATCAAGAACGTGTTTCTGGCGAGTGGCTGCTGAGGGAGCAGGGTGTCGGTCGGCGAGTCAAAGCTCTGCCACAGGACGCCGCCCCAGTCATCCGTGAGGAAGAGGTTCCCGGTGTCGTTGAGGCAGAGCTCGGCAGAGGGGAAGCTGGTGCCGGAAGACCAGACCTCGGCGCCGGCGTCGGTGAGGACGAGGTTGCCCGAGTCGAGGAGGGATAAGGCAGAGCGGCGGCCGTTGACAGGGGCCTGACGATTGGCCATCCAGACGGGAGTGCAGGCGGCGCCGGTGCAGGGGGGGTCGCTGAACCAGACGGCGAAGCCGTAGGCGTTGTGGCCGACGGGGAAGAAGCCAGCGGAGAAGGCGCCAGAGGGGGAGACGAGGAGGTCGTCGGGGTTGTCCACGGAGAGGGACGCGCGTTTGGCGAGGCTGGGCAGCGCCGAGGTGGAGAGCCAACAAGattggaggaagaggaagaggaagagagggagaaggagcgAGGATGGCGGAGCCATTAGGACTCGGGGGCGAATGGCGGGTGCAGTGAATCTCGGCGAGgatatatgttatatatatatatatacacacacatgtACACATACACACGGCAGAATAGTGTGTGAAAATGTTGACGGCTCCGCATCTAGAAAGGTTTGTCGCCTTGTGGTCAACATTGACCATGGCGTCCACCGACCGTCCATGCACTATACACTCACACGCGTCAATTCGGTCGGTGAGATATCGTCTCCCCGGtgaatggggaatgtgaaaaCGCGTGGCCTTTTGAGTTAATTGGATTCCGTGATGACTTGGATAAGAAACAATGCGTATGGAATGAGTTACTAACGCTAATTGAACCGAAAGaataaagaattataaataagaatgataaatcgataaattgaataataaaattttattaagtgTTATTGAATGCAGATTCTTTACAATTAATTATGTTGAGGCTTATATAGCCCCATACAAAGTGTAATCGTAGATGTGAGGTTATCTTTTAAATCACATACTAGATTGCTCCCTAGATTCTACGTCTCGACTTAATTGCCTCTTTTGCACCAAAATTGGCTTATCGGGcctaaaataaaaggaaagccCATTAAACCTAATTTGCAAGTTATCAGAGATATCAAGGGTTCGAAATTAGTAATTGCTTGAGAGCAAAGCGATAAGAATGGAGACGGCTTCAAGGGTTTGGTGCCGACAATGCTGTGGATAAGGCAATACATTTATTGGCATGGTATTGAAGTCTCCGGAAGTAGTTTGAGATTGAAGATAATAACTGTTGGAAAGCGGTTACTTGTAAAACTAGTTGTAAATTCACAAAGagacataatattttttctttaattcttttggcttgtttatgaaaagtattaaaaaatcattgtctaatttctttgttttcttccgAATTAAATTCTTCATTTAAAAACTCACCGTTAGattcaaattcttttcaagaacaagaaccTTGGGATCTACTAATTGTGAGTAAGTAGAAGAGTGATGAAAAGAGTCTGGGTTATCCAAGTTTTGTTCCTTTTGGTCTTGTTGATAAATAGGCCTGAGAATTCCAAACCGATTATCAAGACCCCTAACACTGAGATTATTGGGTCGATTAGAAGTTGTAGCCCCATCATGATTTTTTGGTGGAAGAATAATCATAGGAGGGAGGCTTGGATGGAGATCAACTGATCTcctagaggaagaggaaggaatgGATCTTATATAAAATGATATTCTTGGGAATTGAATGGTTACTTTTCCTTTCAGGATGTTGGACTATATTTGTTGGTTCACTATTATGAACAACCTTGGGAGGAGTTTGGTCTTCTAGCTCCCATTGTTTGGgtaaaataatatcattccAATTTATAGATCTAGGAATAATGATGTTGGCTCTAGTGATATCAGATTGGAGTAAAAGAGTTTCTCCTTTTGGACTATGTTTAAAAGCATTAATcccaaaatatgaaattatggCTTTATAGTGAACTTTTGTAGACAAGAGTTAAAGAAATTGACCAATGGACTTACTAGGCTACCAACTAGAGTTGACCAATGGACTTACTACCCTACTGGGTTTTACTACCAATACATCTTATCGAAGGAAGGTTCCAGCCAAATTGGACAAACATATTAAAAGAAACTATTAAGTTAACCAATATACCTCCCTCTTGGCTCCGATACTAGATAGCCATCAGGATCTAGGGTGCTACATAGAGGATAAGAAATATTAAGTTAACcactatatatgtatgtatacatgtgtatatatatatatatatacaattgAATAGTGTGTGAAAATGAATCAACGGCTCCTCATTTAGAAAGGTTTGGCGCCTTATGGTCAACCCTGAGCAAGTCACCCATTAAATGCATGTGATCATGGTCAATGGTCAAAAGAGGATATTTTGGATTGATCTCTAGACGTTGATTATCGTGAAATATGGATCGTCGTGTCCAGAAAAAAGGGGCAAACTATGAGGGAGGTCCTGACCGGTTTTAACTCGCTTTTCAGTTGCGTTGCCTTTTATTAAAACGGGAGACTAAACTTATCAATAGAtagtttcattttgattttattttcaacgAACTCACTTTCATAACTGACAAGTATAAATGTGACGAAAAATTTGGTGTGGCTACTAGCATGACAATGATAATAATTATTGAACTTGCATAATAGCCTAGCAAattactcagctttttgaattctACATCAAATTTACCCGCTTTCTTTTACAGTAAGTAGGTCAACATAAGTCTCAAAAACACCATTGCACTTTTAGTTAAACCATACAAgtgaaaaggattttttttaagGCTTGCGACATAATCTTAATTagcatatacatacatacatacatacatgccTCCCCTCGCCGGTGTCATTTATGGATCACTATTGGAATGTTTGAGGATGAcctgtcacttttttttttttcttatgaaattTCTCTTCCAGTGTTAAAATTAGAGTAACTATACTTGGCTTGAGATCTCAAATTTCAGACTTTTCTTACTATGAATTTTCATCTCCCACTATTGATCTCAAATTTCAGACTCTATGGATTTTtgtctcccttttctttctagGAATTTTTGCCCACTATTGCACGTCCAAGACATGCCACCCTCCACCGTCCTCTCTACGTCTCCCCATCAACTTTTGTTTCTATAGATTTTcgtttcccttttctttctagGAATTTTACTATTGCACGTCCAAGATATGCCACCTTCCACCGTCCTCTCTACGTCTTCCCATCATACTTTTGTTTCTATGGATTTTCgtctgccttttctttttaggaATTTCCGCCCACTATTGCACATCCAAGACTTGCCACCCTCCACCGTCCTCTCTACGTCTCCCCatcagacttttctttctatgaattttctatgaattttgGTCTCCCTCCCCATGCATCGATGGATGGCACTGAGAGATTCCCAAGTCAAAGTCAAGAGTGATGTGATTGTCGTGAAGGCAGCAAAAGTTAAGTAACAACTGCAATGTTTAATGGAAGATCCGGGCATTATGGGGCCGAGGCGTCTGAAGATAAGGTCAACGTCAAACAATGCGTCAGTCACCTGACGTGGACACTGCCGCATGATAAATCCCTCATTTTGACACGTCGCTGCTTCTCCTAAGGTGGGTACTTGAGGAGAGACGCGATCGGGTCTAGACAAAGGGGTGCAACGTGTCCACTGCGTCGCTTCTCCCCAATAAGTTAAAAAGCATACTAGAAATATATTGTTTGCCCCGATCGAGATTGGCCCGGTCTGGTCGGTGGCTCTTCGTACGCAATATCGAAGTATCGATTAGAAAAATAGTCAAAATTGGAGCCTATtcggtcattttttttaacctCATCAAAGAGCGAacggccaaaaaaaaatgaaatataaaaaattatcattaaacGCTGCGGTTAATTATTCGGCAAAATATACTCATTGAGCGtgatttcaatttataaatttagcCATTTGATGTGGAGGATGTTCTTGAGTTGCaggcattttcaaaaaaaacaaaagtgtaGCTATAATCTAGCAAATTTGtagtgtttgttttttttacaTTTCAAGTTATAGTATATTAAAGGCCCCATTGTTGATAGTGAAAAGATTTTAAGTATGGGAAGGTTAAGTGTCAAAATAATACAATTGTCGAAAATATATACAAGTCAAATCTActtgatataatttgatattcaatTTTGAGTTTTGCTTTCACTGCTTGGTAACTAGCATAAGTGATGGTCATGATAATACTGAACTTTTAACAAACGATACAGGATAGTGAAAGTAATATAAAATCTTATGGTCGTATCAATGCATGTTTCATTAGCAAACTTTAAAGGCATTGgtaatttattaaatgaaaaattgaagatccAAAATTATAAAccaattctttcataaaaaaagatCGATCAAACTCAATATTATCAACTGATACAAGATGTCTCCATTGGCAACATAGAAAATACgagataaataattttgaaatggtATAAAAACATGACCAAAAGCCTTTATGAGAAGATAGTAGGTTGCAATTGCAGAATTTGTTCTCGCACGTTGGCTGATGAATTTTAGCTGGTGCGATGTTCGGAATATTGGATGAAGGTTTAGGACCATGAGGTGGGCCTAGACAAAAATTCGGTGTCGAATCAGTGGGCAAGTTGGGCCTGGGCGAGAGCCTTGAGACGGGGCACGACCATGTGTTAATTAAAAGCGATTATGAATAATTATTGTTAATGATTTTACTTTGATATATGATATTTGTAGGCGCTGATAAGATAAGATAATCCCGAATTTCTATTATAGCAAAGAAATACTATAGAACTCAGTGATTAAGCAACAACCTTAAAATAACACAAACaccaaaatgaattttatttgatttccatttcttttttttagcagaaagtcatgaaaaaattataactgAGTCTATGTGTCAAATTTTGTATATTACGAAAATTTCAGGTGTctcgaattaaaaaataataataaaattgcatattCCTTAATATTTTCTCTGAGCATAAAGTACAAGTCAATCTAGATACGAGtcttttcatcatttataaAGTGGCACTTTGGTAAAGATAAATGTAATGGCTAATAAGCCGTCATTAAAGACCCTAACTCCTCTCTCTTCCAATCAGATGGAGCACCTCTAATATTGCAAACCAGGAGTCGCCGATTTGGGTTGCCTTGGATTCTATGATCTTCCAAAATCCTAAGTTCgaataatttacaaaataaaatttgactaCAAACTAAAAATACTAGACTAGAGTCACCACTGATCAATTTAGGTAAACCTAGACCAATTAGATCTCAAGTAGTGTAGGGGAAATCAAACCAACTCATTGCATGCGTGAAGGAATTGGTCAAAGGCAATCTAGAAATCTTAGGTCCATGAGTCAGTTACGCGTGGGACAGATTAACATCCTAAGATGCCTTTTTTGGGCACCGCAGCCCTACTTTTGGTTTAGTCACGAGTCATTTGTAAGTTAATTTTCCAAGTACACATGATGCTTTCAAGAATTTTGCCAAAACACTTATCTGGCGACGTTATCGATCAACATAACCATTTTCCCATGTGGGGTGCATGACTCCACTTACGCGCGCCAGCGTGAACCTGGACCAAACATATATGCCAGTATCTAGCCCCCTTGGCAAGAAACATTCGATTGGACCGGACTTAAAAATTTAGGCCAACTTGACTTTGGACCCACTAACTCATGAATAGGATTTTATTAGCCCGCTTGATTTGGTTTTGACCCGCGAGACAGTTTTCCAAGTTCAACTCTATCTCTTGTTTCTTCATTGATCCCATCCACTAGTGTTCAGTATTCCCATTATAAGTATTCCCATTAAATCATCATAAGATAATTAatgatttattgaaaaatacaaTACAATTTTCAACTTATCATTAAAGTCAAAACGGGGTTAATATCATCAATTATCCATGATCATATCTCTTTCTCTATCCAATGCACCTAACGTGTACATCATCTAGATAATACACAAGCCATGTAATCTCGTCTTGGTGAGCCACCTTTATCattattaattttgatattcccttaatttctaaaattataaGTATATATATTGACATAGCTGGTGATGGTGTAGAATCGAATTAAGGAATTTAGGTTAAACAAAGCTAATGctcttcaaaatttaaatgaacaaatagtttattgcatgttcatcaattcatctattttttttccagttATTGTCACTCGATTGGCGGTTGGCACTTGACTCTTAATCATTAAGTGAGATTTGAAACTTTGTGAGCTCTATTGTGACCGGAGTCTAATCATTCACGACATTGGctccttttcatttgtttacatgttttattttttttttggtactacATCATGCCTCGATTCTTCCTATCGAATTAAGTAATTGGGCATGCTGGTACTGACTTGATAACAATCCAAAAAGTTGGTGTTAATGATGATGCTTCTTTGCTGCGAGTTCCTCCATGCATGAATACATATAAAATCGAGAGTCATAACTTGCatgtttgacattttcttttccacaatAATTACAATTGTCAAAATGAGTGctccttttaaaaaaagaagtttgatCAATGTTTCATAGTTATTAGCGGTGAGCATCGATCCAAGGTCAACTGTGGACCAACCCAACTCGGTCGGTCCAGCTCCTAGAAGGATTGCGCTAGTGCTTGATCTCAAGATCCTCGAACCTTGCACTATGTGAGTTGGCCATCGAACTTGGAAGTTTAGGGTTGGTCCAATTCGGATCAACCTTGTACATATGATAATAtatgatatatgatatattatattataagattTTGTCTACTCTAAACCCCTAGTGCCTCCTTCTCTATTCTCTTCATAGTTCAATTTGCTTTGTAagttaaaaaatagaaagaaacccaacccttatttgacaaaaaaaaaaaaaaaaaaaaaaaaaactcatcactCACCTTGGCTTTGCTTGCCTCTGTTCCCCTGCATCATATGTTCGTttttatgatttgttgcttttagCAAGTGTGAAATATCCATTGTTACTTACTTATACTTATATTTGATATGTATTGGTATTCATAGTTTGACTGCTGAATGTCACATCATTGatggatatataatttgaaataatatatttgtCCTTTTAAAGAACAcaaaaaatgagacaaaaaataATCAGTTGGTCCCGAGTGACCctgaaaccaaaccaaacccattgggcCAAACTGTCAAGCATGGCCAGCCCCCTCTCTCCTTACATtgcaaaagttacaaaattgCCATTAACCTAAAATTACTAAATCACCCTTGCCATGTCATTTGATTGCAAATTAAAAGCATTCATTAGCCTCTCAATCCTAACATCTAAAGTGGAAAGTCATCTATCCATGTGTTAAAATTGCAGCCAATAGGGAGTTATCTTAGTCATTAAGGGATCAACATGAGCCATAAGATCAATCAAAGGCTAAGATTGCATCATATATCCGAATTTTTCCCATCAAAATGCAAGATACATCGTCTTCCCCTCACATTAAGTGCCATTCACTATGAACACAATTCTCTCTCACTAAAATTTTCAGTTccacaaactctctctctctctctctctctctctctctctctaccaaaGGTTGTGCTTCACACTGGAATCTCTTCCTCGTtgcaatttcatcaattttgatTTCCTTCCAACCATTCCTTGCAAATCAACTCTTGCAATTAAGCTTCCCATTGTGTCCATAAGGTTTTGGTCATTGTTGTTTCCCTaagttttgatcaattttgagaTTGCTTACCCAATTCCAATAATCAAAGGTAGGTCCAATAATGCCTTAGTCATCAATTTCATGTGATCATCCAAAGATGAAAGGATGAACATAGTTCAAAGTTGAAGGAAAATCTTTGATCTATATTCAATTCCAACTATGAGGTGACAAAATTTGACAGTTAGAAGTTAGATCATATATTAGTATTACTTTCATAGAATAGATGTTCTATTGCATGTTAAGAAGTTTTGAGATCATAATTTTCTAGGATAGCCGAATGTTTTACTTGTctatagaagttgatttggCCAAATTGCATGTCGTTTTTATTAGAATTATTATGTTAAGATAGTTATTCTTGGGAAATTAGCCTAGTTTAGTTTATTGCTTGAATTTATATAATTCTATCCTAATTTCATGTTCGACCAAATGACCTTATGTAGTCCTCAATgttcattttgataatttattagcTTAGGATGATCTCATGTTAGGTGAATGTTGATTAGGAGTGATTTGATGATGTTTTCTGAATTATTTCATTAATGTATGAGTAGATTAGGATTTGCTTGATGTTGAAtgttcgaagaaattgatgaatgTTCTTGAGAGCAAGTTGAAGATACACTATTTTTCTAGAGATTAGGTTGAATGCGTTTGAATATGCTTGAATATACTTGAATTTGAGTTTGAAGATTCAAAGCTTTTTCTAAAAAACTTTCAAGTGTTTgtctatttttctta
The window above is part of the Eucalyptus grandis isolate ANBG69807.140 chromosome 6, ASM1654582v1, whole genome shotgun sequence genome. Proteins encoded here:
- the LOC104451132 gene encoding putative receptor protein kinase ZmPK1 produces the protein MAPPSSLLLPLFLFLFLQSCWLSTSALPSLAKRASLSVDNPDDLLVSPSGAFSAGFFPVGHNAYGFAVWFSDPPCTGAACTPVWMANRQAPVNGRRSALSLLDSGNLVLTDAGAEVWSSGTSFPSAELCLNDTGNLFLTDDWGGVLWQSFDSPTDTLLPQQPLARNTFLISARSRHNYSTGFYKLSFGDNGVLGLIFDIPSPLYPYWPNAWVLGNQSGRSLYNSSRITVLDPLGRFQSADNYSFYTSDYGVAATQRRMTLDFDGNLRVYSREPGSTVWAVTWEAISSMPCFIHGVCGNNSLCSYDPAKGRSCSCLPGYVPKVPGDWSAGCVPDFTFSDGCVPDEFRFVKLQHVDFFSYNFDTISNTTLAKCRQICLSLCNCRGFVYYWSGSGGTFDCYPKIELLNGHNLSRFDGESFIKFPKNMTFPVDQLVKSSQYSCPPTPAVKVLDRSKDRGLSFMLWFACVVGGIEILVVFLVWCFLIRIQQDVTSAHQSYLNAAAGFKRFTYDELKKATRNFSKEIGRGAAGIVYKALLPDDRVVAVKVLSNATTGEADFLAEASTIGRVNHMNLIGMLGYCAEGKRRLLVYEFMEHGSLAQNLSSPELHWERRFDIAVGTAKGLAYLHEECLEWVLHCDVKPHNILLDSDYQPKVADFGLSKLMDRGKVRNSNFSRIRGTRGYMAPDWVSNLPITSKVDVYSYGIVMLEMVTGISPMTSVDSLESGGDAKKIQLVPWARNKMKGPGRTGSRLEEMVHPALRGDYNLKQMEVLIEVALKCVEEDKNTRPTMSQVVEMLLRHENDG